AATAGCCATGTTCTTTTTTAATAATATCCCTGGTTTTACAATTGAAACGTTTAATTCAGCACGGCAGCTATACGAGACATATTCATTCTGGATTGTGTTTACCGCTGGATTTACTCCTATCCCCTATAAAGTGATAACAATTACTGCAGGTGTGGCAAATATTAATATTGTTATTTTTACAGTAGCCTCAATAATCAGCCGCACATTGCGATTCTTTTTGGTAGCTGGGCTTATATGGAAATTTGGCCAGCCTATCAATGCATTTATAAATAAATGGTTTAATGTCCTGTCGATAGTTTTTGTGGTACTATTAATTGGCGGGTTTTATGTGTTAAAATATATGGTATAGAAATTATATTTTTAATGGAGGATTGCTATGAAGATTTTTATTGATAGTGCGGACATTGATGAGATAGCAAAAGCGTATGAATGGGGAATAGTAGATGGTGTGACAACAAACCCATCACTGCTTAAAGCTGCAGTTGATAAAAGAAAAGCTAAAGGTGAAAAACTTGATTTAGAAGCATACATTGTAAAGCTTTTAGAAATTTCAAAGCCAAATCCTGTGAGCCTTGAGGTGACAAAGCGCACTGCAGAAGGGATGATACAACAAGGGCGAAACCTATATAAGCGGTTTAATGAAGTGGCACACAACGTCAACATAAAGATACCGGTTAATCCAGCAGTAAAAGCTGATGAGCTCTGCCACTTTGATGGTATTAATGCGGCCAAGGTGTTGCAGTCAGAAGGCATACCGGTTAACTGTACACTTGTGTTTACACCTGAGCAGGCATTGCTGGCAGCAAAGGCAGGTGCAGCGTACATAAGCCCGTTTGCAGGGCGGATTGATGACCTTATTCGCAGCAGGGCAAAGATGCAATTTGGTAAAAGTGATTATTTCCCCCAGGATGGCATTGAACAAAACGGGGTGCTTTTGAATGATAATGGCATTATATCTGGCATAGATCTGGTTTCACAGTGTGTGGAGATATTGGCGTATTATGGGTATGAGTCACAGATTATTGCGGCATCGCTGCGCAATCCACGGCAGGTAAGGGAAGCAGCACTTGTAGGGGCACATATCGCTACAGTACCATTTGGGGTGATAGCTGACATGCTGAAACATGAAAAAACATTTGAAGGTATGCAAAAGTTCACTGACGATATTGTGCCTGAATATGAAAAGCTTATAGGGTAAGATACTTGCCAAATACTGAAGATTTATTTATATTTTTTATATATGAAATAAACCACGGGGATAACCATGGCACATATACACGATTATGAAGGTGATCTCCAGGTTAAGAAAGATATAAAGGTTAAAAAGCCAAGGATGTATAAGGTCATACTGCATAATGACCATTATACAACCATGGATTTTGTTGTTGAGGTCCTGGTGAAAGTATTCCATAAAAATATTATGGAAGCAACTGAACTTATGTTACAAGTTCACAAAAATGGTTTTGGCATTTGTGGTGTATATACGTATGATATTGCACAAACCAAGGCACAACAGGTTCATACTATGGCACGGCAGCGGGAATTTCCGCTTAAGTGCACGGTTGAAGAAGCATAATTATATATAGTAGGACTTTTGCTAATGGAAATAAGTACAGTATTAAATCAGATTTTAATGGCTGCCTATAATGAGGCAAAAAACCGTAAGCATGAGTATCTTACCCCTGAACATGTATTGTTTGCATCATTGTATTTCCCTGAAGGCAGGGAAGTAATAGAAGGGTGTGGTGGAAATATAGAACAGCTCAAACGTAATCTGGATAAGCATCTTTCAACCAGGGTGCCAGTTATAGAAGAAGGCGAACCGATACAATCTGTTGGATTGCAGCATGTCATTGAGCGCGCTATCTTGCACATTAATTCTGCACAGAAGGAGATACTTGATTTTGGCGATATTATCATTGCTATTTACGAAGAAGAAGAATCCTTTGCATCATATTTTCTGGCACGTGAAGGTATCACACGCTATGATCTTTTGAATTACATATCACATGGTACACAGTTTGATGAAGATGAGATTGAAGAGTTTGATGATGACCTTGTAGAAGAGAGTGGCAAAAAGAGTAAAGTGCTTGAACAGTTTACAGTAGAATTAACTGAAAAAGCGCGGAAAGGAGAACTTGACCCTTTAATTGGCAGAGATGATATCCTTGAGCGGACAATGCAGGTGCTGTCGCGCAGACTAAAAAATAACCCTGTACATGTTGGCGAACCAGGTGTTGGCAAAACAGCAATAACCGAAGGGCTTGCCCAGCGAATTGTAGAGGGAACAGTGCCGCCGGCACTTAAAGGTGCAAAGATATATCGCCTTGATATGGGCGCTCTTATTGCCGGAACACGTTTCAGAGGCGATTTTGAAGAACGCCTCAAGAGGGTCATTCTTGAGTTGCAGAAGCAAGAGAAGGTTATTCTTTTTATTGATGAGATACATACTATTGTTGGAGC
Above is a genomic segment from Spirochaetota bacterium containing:
- a CDS encoding transaldolase, translated to MKIFIDSADIDEIAKAYEWGIVDGVTTNPSLLKAAVDKRKAKGEKLDLEAYIVKLLEISKPNPVSLEVTKRTAEGMIQQGRNLYKRFNEVAHNVNIKIPVNPAVKADELCHFDGINAAKVLQSEGIPVNCTLVFTPEQALLAAKAGAAYISPFAGRIDDLIRSRAKMQFGKSDYFPQDGIEQNGVLLNDNGIISGIDLVSQCVEILAYYGYESQIIAASLRNPRQVREAALVGAHIATVPFGVIADMLKHEKTFEGMQKFTDDIVPEYEKLIG
- the clpS gene encoding ATP-dependent Clp protease adapter ClpS — its product is MAHIHDYEGDLQVKKDIKVKKPRMYKVILHNDHYTTMDFVVEVLVKVFHKNIMEATELMLQVHKNGFGICGVYTYDIAQTKAQQVHTMARQREFPLKCTVEEA
- a CDS encoding DedA family protein, translated to MPVAHYSYKQYGLNIHRYLYDWVLSWAHTPFGSWALFVLALAESSFFPVPPDVLLIALVLGKREIFARLATLCSVASVIGGLLGYAIGYFLWYDGDSFSRIAMFFFNNIPGFTIETFNSARQLYETYSFWIVFTAGFTPIPYKVITITAGVANINIVIFTVASIISRTLRFFLVAGLIWKFGQPINAFINKWFNVLSIVFVVLLIGGFYVLKYMV